The Candidatus Beckwithbacteria bacterium DNA window AATATCAAAGAAGATTAGATAAAATAAAAGCAATAGAAGAAAGGAATTTTGTATGATGCGGATTGCGATTAATGGGTTTGGGAGGATTGGCAGATTGGCTTTAAGGGCGGCATTAATGAAGCATAAAAAAGAAATTGAAGTGGTAGCGATTAATACGTCCGGGAATATGGATACTAGCGGTTGGGCGCAGCTATTTGAGTATGACTCAACTTATCGAAAATATAAAGGAAAAGTGAGTTCTGATAAAAATAATTTAATTATTGATGGGATAACAATTCCGGTGTTGGCAGAACCAGACCCGAAAAAATTACCCTGGGGGAAATTAGGGGTAGATTTAGTGTTGGAGTGTACCGGTGAGTTTAGGCGGCCGGAACAAGCAGAAGAGCATTTGCAAGCTGGTGCTAAAAAAGTGTTGGTGTCAGCTCCGCCCAAAGGCGGCAGCTTACCGATTTATATCGTGGGGGTGAATGCAGATAAAAAAGGCGATGATAAGATTTTTTCCAATGCTTCATGTACCACTAATAGTGTGGTGCCGGTGGCGCAGGTGATGTTAAAAGAGTTTGGGATAGTTAAAGCGGCAATGACAACGATTCACGCTTATACTTCTGACCAGAGGTTATTAGATAATTCCCATAAGGATTTAAGGCGAGCGAGAGCAGCGGGTGTCAACATTATTCCAACCTCCACGGGCGCAGCTGACGCGGTCAATGTGGTTTTACCGGAACTTACGGGAATTTTCGACGGGATGGCGATTAGAGTACCCGTCGTAACCGGTTCGCTAACCGATTTTACTTTTTTAGTCAAAAGAAAGGTAACCAGAGAAGAGGTTAACCAGGCATTAGTTAAAGCGAGCCAGACGGAGCTAAAAAATATTTTAGGAGTAACCAATAAGCCAATTGTGTCTTCCGATGTGATTGGGTGTGAGTATTCCTCATTGGTGGATCTGGAAATGACGAAGGTAATTGACGGCGACTTGGTGAAGATTTTAGCCTGGTATGATAATGAGTGGGGTTATGTTTTAAGAATGTTAGAACTGATTCTTCAATGAAACCGATAATTACACCAACATTTTTTATTAATAGCCTGTCTGTTTTGAAGGATAGGTTGGAGTTATATGAGGGAATAGAGGGGATAACCAGAATTCAGCTGGACCCGGCAGACGAATCGTTTACGGCCAACCCCACCTTAAGCGTGGAAACGATGGTGAAACAACCAACAACTTTAAAAAGAGACGTTCACTTAATGGTGGAGGAGCCGATTGACTGGTTGGAAATTTGCCGGCAAGAAGGGGTGAATATGGTCATTGGCCACATCGAAAATATGAGCAGCCAGGAAGAGTTTATTAAGGAAGCCCGAAGGTTAAGTTTAAAAGTTGGTTTGGCCGTTGATCTGGAAACAGATTTTAATGAGCTGGAATGGCTTGTCGCCAAAGAAGCGGACTTAATTTTAGTAATGACAGTACGGGCCGGGCAGGAACAGCAAAAATTTAGTGCGGCAGCCCTAGAGAGAGTTAAGCTTTTAAGAAAAAAAGGCTTTATTAAAGAGATTTGTGTTGACGGCGGAGTGAATGAAGTGACAATTAAAGACTGTGTCAGGGCCGGAGCTGATGTTTTAGCGATTGGGAGTGCTTTGTGGAAAGCAGCCAATGTTAAGCAACAACTGGGGAAATTAATGGGGTTAGCTTATGAAATTTGACGTGGTGACATTCGGCAGCAGTTTTGTGGATGTTTATTTAACGGCCAAAGATTTTAAAGTGAGCGGGGGAAAGTTAGCCATGGAATATGGCGGAAAATTAGCAGTGGATAAAATGGTGATGACGACCGGCGGGGGGGCAACCAATACGGCGGCGGGATTTGAAAGGTTGGGGCTGCAAACTGCCTGTGTGACCTGTTTAGGTAAAGACCATTGGGGCTTGTTTATCAGAAAAGAATTGAAGAAAGAAGGAGTGTCACAGTTATATATTCAACAAGTGAACGAGCCGACCAGCTACTCAACAATTTTAGTGGGGGAAGACGGCGGGAGAACGGTTTTGGTTTATCGGGGGGCGAGTAATTATTTATCCTGGCAGAAAGTGGAATGGGAACATCTTAATCCGGATTGGTTTTACGTCTCCAGCCTAGGAGGAGAATTTAATTTATTAACCAAGATTGTCCGGGCCGGGCAGGAAAAAAGAATTAAAGTGGCTTTAAATCCGGGAATGAGTGAGATTAACTCCCCGGAAAGATTAAAACAATTTTTGCCCCATGTGGAGGTGTTAATTCTAAATCTTGAAGAGGCGGCCAAATTAACCCAGCATGAGCCAGACAATAAAACAGAAATTTTAAAAGATGTGGTTAAGCTGGGGGCAAGGTTGGTGGCGGTGACCGAAGGTAGAAAAGGGGCGACTTTACTGGAAGGGAAAAAGAAAGTGGTTTTAGAGGCAGTTAAAGCCAGGGTGGTGCAAGAAAGCGGGGCAGGGGATGCGTTTGGCTGCGGATTAGTGACAGGACTAATTAAATTTACCAGCTTAGAAAAAGCCCTGAAATTGGGATTAGCGAATGGGGCGTCAGTGGTGGAGCATTTCGGGCCAAAAGAGGGCCTGTTATTTGAGCCGGAAGTTGAGGAGTGGCTGAAGAAATGAAAATTATGAGAAGACTTGACCAAGATTTAAGAGAGAAAGATTATAGTGGAGAAGGAGAAACGGAAATAAAGAAGCGGCGGCCGAGAAAGACGATTGGAGAGGAAGGGTCCAGAAAACAGACTTTAATTGTGTTGGCAATTACGATTGGGTTGGGCCTGTTTTTTTATTTACCCACTCAGTTTAAATTGATTAAATTTAATTGGCTGCCAAAACTTAATTTCGGCGGGAGTGAAGTAATCACGATTGAAAAAACAAAAACGGAGAGCAGCCCTCCGGCAGAAATAAAGACTATTAAGACCACCAAAGAGGAAACCTTAAATTTAATTAAAAATTTATTGGCAGATAAAGCGGGGGATTGGGCAATTTACGCCGAAGATGTAAAGAAAAAGGAAAATATAAAGATTAATCAAGACGAGGTAATGGAGGCGGCGTCGGTAATTAAACTGCCGGTTTTGACAGCGTATTACAAGGCGGTGGATGAGAAAAAAATTGATCCGGCCAAGATTTATTCAATGCAAGACAGGGATCGATTAATCTATGGGACCGGGAGTCTACAGGGGCAGCCGACAGGAGCAGAATTTAGTTATCAGCAAATAGCCGATTTAGTCGGGAAAGAAAGCGATAATATGGGGGCGCAGTTATTAATTAATTTTTTAGGGGGGGCAGGGGTAGTCCAGAAAACAGTTAACGGCTGGGGTTTACAAAATACCTTAATTAATGATGATAAATCAACGGTAAAAGACATGGCTAATTTATGGGGACAAATCTATGCGGGTAAATTATTAAAAGCAGCATCAAAACAAAAATTACTGGAGAGCTTAACTGATACAATTTTGGAAACCAGAATTACCGCCGGGGTGCCTGGGGGGATAAAAGTCCGCCATAAATTCGGGAGCGAAATCGGAACGGTGAACGATTGCGGAGTGGTGGAGGCTACCAATCCTTATGTGATTTGTATTTTTTCTAATAACGCGAATGACGGTGAGGCCGAAACATTAATGCCGCAAATTTCGCAGGCGGTGTGGAAGTGGTTGGGTAAGTAGGGTTAGCGTTGGGTGGAGGCGCCGGTTAAGAGTTTGTCACGTTCTTCCTGGTCTTTTTTGGCTTTTTCTTCCAAGATGATTTTGATTTGGTCGGGAGAACAGGCTTGCTTTGGCTCGGTGCCGGGAATAAAGTATTCGGTTTTGGTCGGACAACCCTCACAGGTTAACTGGCCGGTAATGGTACAAATATTAGCCTTAATTAAATTAGCCGGAGGGGTAAATTGGTGAGCCGGTTGGTTTTGTAAGATGGCGGTGAAGATTTTATTCCAGATAGGCGAGGCGCCGGTAATGCCGGAGGCGACTTGACTCATCGGGGTGTTATCGTTGTTGCCGACCCAGGTGGCGACTAAATAATTAGTAGTATAACCAATCGTCCAGTTGTCCCGTTTATCGTTGGTGGTGCCGGTTTTGACGGCGACTTGTTGGCCGGGAACGTTTAAGTAAGACCGTAGGCCAAAGGCTTGAGCGCGAGCGAAGGGATCAGCCAGAATATCCGTTAAAATATAGGCGGTAAGAGAGTTCAAGACAGGTTCGGGATTACAGGTTAAATGTTTAGTGGTAGCCTCTGCCTGCGGCATAATTTTAGGAAAATCCTGACAGTCAAAATCCTGTAAAATTTTACCTTTAGCATCAGTAATTTTAAGAATTGGGTGGAGATTAACTTTTAAGCCTTGATTAGCTAACGTCCCGTAAACAACGGCCATATCGACCATTTTGATCTCGGCGCCGCCAAGAGTGAGGGAGAGGCCGTAACGTTCCGGTTGGTTCCAAGTGGTAATGCCCATTTTTTTACCCTCTTCAATCATTTTGTCAACACCGTAGCTGGC harbors:
- the gap gene encoding type I glyceraldehyde-3-phosphate dehydrogenase, which encodes MMRIAINGFGRIGRLALRAALMKHKKEIEVVAINTSGNMDTSGWAQLFEYDSTYRKYKGKVSSDKNNLIIDGITIPVLAEPDPKKLPWGKLGVDLVLECTGEFRRPEQAEEHLQAGAKKVLVSAPPKGGSLPIYIVGVNADKKGDDKIFSNASCTTNSVVPVAQVMLKEFGIVKAAMTTIHAYTSDQRLLDNSHKDLRRARAAGVNIIPTSTGAADAVNVVLPELTGIFDGMAIRVPVVTGSLTDFTFLVKRKVTREEVNQALVKASQTELKNILGVTNKPIVSSDVIGCEYSSLVDLEMTKVIDGDLVKILAWYDNEWGYVLRMLELILQ
- a CDS encoding thiamine phosphate synthase encodes the protein MKPIITPTFFINSLSVLKDRLELYEGIEGITRIQLDPADESFTANPTLSVETMVKQPTTLKRDVHLMVEEPIDWLEICRQEGVNMVIGHIENMSSQEEFIKEARRLSLKVGLAVDLETDFNELEWLVAKEADLILVMTVRAGQEQQKFSAAALERVKLLRKKGFIKEICVDGGVNEVTIKDCVRAGADVLAIGSALWKAANVKQQLGKLMGLAYEI
- a CDS encoding carbohydrate kinase family protein yields the protein MKFDVVTFGSSFVDVYLTAKDFKVSGGKLAMEYGGKLAVDKMVMTTGGGATNTAAGFERLGLQTACVTCLGKDHWGLFIRKELKKEGVSQLYIQQVNEPTSYSTILVGEDGGRTVLVYRGASNYLSWQKVEWEHLNPDWFYVSSLGGEFNLLTKIVRAGQEKRIKVALNPGMSEINSPERLKQFLPHVEVLILNLEEAAKLTQHEPDNKTEILKDVVKLGARLVAVTEGRKGATLLEGKKKVVLEAVKARVVQESGAGDAFGCGLVTGLIKFTSLEKALKLGLANGASVVEHFGPKEGLLFEPEVEEWLKK
- a CDS encoding class A beta-lactamase-related serine hydrolase translates to MRRLDQDLREKDYSGEGETEIKKRRPRKTIGEEGSRKQTLIVLAITIGLGLFFYLPTQFKLIKFNWLPKLNFGGSEVITIEKTKTESSPPAEIKTIKTTKEETLNLIKNLLADKAGDWAIYAEDVKKKENIKINQDEVMEAASVIKLPVLTAYYKAVDEKKIDPAKIYSMQDRDRLIYGTGSLQGQPTGAEFSYQQIADLVGKESDNMGAQLLINFLGGAGVVQKTVNGWGLQNTLINDDKSTVKDMANLWGQIYAGKLLKAASKQKLLESLTDTILETRITAGVPGGIKVRHKFGSEIGTVNDCGVVEATNPYVICIFSNNANDGEAETLMPQISQAVWKWLGK